CGAGAACGGCTACGTCTACCTTGCGCAACCGCCGCTGTACCGTATCAAGTGGTCCAACGCCGCCCATGACTATGTCTACAGCGATCGCGAACGCGACGACACCATCCGTAAGGGTGCGGCCATGAACAAGCGCCTTCCCAAGGACAACGGAATCCAGCGTTACAAGGGTCTTGGTGAAATGGACTACACCGAGTTGTGGGATACCACCATGGATCCGGATCGCCGCACTCTCTTGCAGGTCACTATGGACGATGCCCTGGCTGCCGATCAGACCTTCTCGGTACTGATGGGCGAGGACGTCGAATCGCGCCGTAACTTCATCCAGCAGAACGCCAAGGACGTCAGGTTCCTGGACATCTAGTGCCTCACAAGGCTGTAGATATTCCAGAGCTGACATATACCTGAAACGGAAAACTTAGATTATGAGTGACGAAACTCCCGAAGTCCCGGCGGAACCCAGCGTCGACGACCTCATCCTTGAAGGCGATGTTCTGACTGACCGCGTGGAGCAGGTGGACCTGCAGACTGAAATGCAGCGCTCCTACCTGGACTACGCCATGGCCGTTATCGTAGGACGCGCCCTCCCGGACGTCCGCGACGGCCTCAAGCCGGTGCACCGCCGCGTTTTGTACGCGATGTTCGACGGCGGCTACCGTCCTGACCGCTCTTTCAACAAGTGCGCCCGCGTTGTGGGTGATGTCATGGGTACCTATCACCCTCATGGTGATATGGCGATCTACGACGCCCTGGTTCGCTTGATCCAGGACTGGACAATGCGCTACCCGCTGGCGCTGGGCCAAGGCAACTTCGGTTCCCCCGGCAACGACGGCGCCGCTGCTCCCCGTTATACCGAAACCAAGATGGCCCAACTGGCCATGGAAATGGTCCGCGACATCGACGAAGAAACCGTCGATTTCCAGGACAACTACGACGGCAAGAACCAGGAACCTACCATCCTGCCGGCGCGTTTCCCGAACCTCCTGGTGAATGGTTCCTCCGGTATCGCCGTGGGTATGGCCACCAACATTCCGCCGCACAACCTGCGCGAGGTTGCAGAGGGCGTGCAGTGGGCCCTGGACAACCCCACGGCTTCACGGGAGGAACTCCTCGAAGCGCTTCTGCTGCGGATCAAGGGACCGGACTTCCCCACGGGTGCCACCATTCTGGGCCACAAGGGCATCGAGGACGCCTACCGCACCGGTCGCGGCTCCATCACCATGCGCGCAGTGGTCAACGTGGAAGAACTACAGGGCCGCACCTGCCTGGTGGTCACCGAACTGCCTTATCAGGCAAACCCGGACAACCTGGCCATCAAGATCGCCGAACTGGTCAAGGATGGCAAGATCCAAGGCATCGCGGACCTCCGCGATGAAACCTCGGGCCGTACTGGCCAGCGCCTCGTGATCGTGCTGAAGCGCGATGCTGTGGCCAAGGTCGTCCTGAACAACCTGTACAAGCACACCCAGCTTCAGGACAACTTCTCAGCGAACATGCTGGCAATCGTCGACGGCGTTCCCCGCACCTTGAGCCTGGACGCCTTTATCCGGCACTGGGTGAACCACCAGATGGATGTCATCGCCCGCCGGACCCGTTACCGTTTGCGCAAGGCTGAGGAAGAAGCGCACATCCTGCGTGCACTCCTGAAGGCACTGGACATGCTGGATGAGGTTATCGCTCTTATTCGTGCATCCAACACCACGGAGGCGGCCCGCGAGGGACTCATGGAGCTCCTGGAGATCGATGAGCTCCAAGCCCGCGCCATCCTGGACATGCAGCTGCGCCGTTTGGCTGCCTTGGAACGCCAGAAGATCCAGGATCGTCACTCCGAACTCGAAGCCATGATCGAGGAGTACAACGCGATTTTGGCTTCGGAAGAGCGTCAGCGCCAGATCATCAGCGAGGAACTCGCTGAGATCGTTGCAAAGCACGGCGATGACCGCCGCACGCACATTCTCATGGGCTTCGACGGGGACATGTCCATGGAGGACCTGATCCCTGAAGAGGAAATGGTCGTCACCATTACTCGCGGTGGTTACGTCAAGCGCACACGCAGCGACAACTACCGCTCCCAGCAGCGTGGCGGAAAGGGCATCAAGGGTGCCCAGTTGCGCGGCGACGACGTCGTGGAGCACTTCTTTGTGACCACCACGCACCACTGGCTGTTGTTCTTCACCAACCTGGGCCGCGTGTACCGTGCCAAGGCTTACGAACTCGCAGAAGCCGGACGCGACGCCAAGGGACAGCACGTAGCAAACCTGTTGGCATTCCAGCCAGACGAACACATCGCACAGGTGCTGGATCTCCGCGATTACCAGCAGGCTCCCTATCTGGTGCTTGCAACCAAGAATGGTTTGGTCAAGAAGACCAGGCTTGAGGACTATGACACCAACCGCACGGCCGGTGTCATCGCCATCAACCTGCGCGACGGTGACGAGCTCGTCTCTGCACAGTTGGTCAGTGAAACTGATGACCTCCTGCTGGTGTCACGCAAGGGCCAGTCCATCCGGTTCACCGCCACGGACGATGCACTTCGTCCCATGGGCCGGGCAACATCCGGTGTGACGGGTATGAAGTTCCGTGAAGATGACGAATTGCTGGCCGCAGATGTGGTCCAGGATGGCTCGTTCGTTTTCATCGTGACCGAGGGCGGCTATGCGAAGCGGACCGCCGTGGATGAGTACCGCCTGCAGGGCCGTGGCGGCCTTGGCATCAAGGTGGCGAAGCTCGCGGAGGATCGTGGTGACCTTGTAGGCGCCTTGATTGTGCAGGAAGAAGATGAAGTCCTGGTGGTCATGGAGGGCGGCAAGGTGGTTCGCTCTGCCGTCAGTGGCGTCCCGGCAAAGGGCCGTGACACCATGGGCGTCATCTTTGCGAAGCCGGACAAGAATGACCGCATTATTGAGGTCGCCCGCAACAGCGAACGCGGTTTGGAAGGCGAAGAGTCCGAGGACGGACAGGACGATGACGTAACGTTGGCTGCAGAAGACGGAGCCACTGAGGCGACCGTCACGTCAGAAACGGAAAACGACGCGGACCCGGATACAGAAACGGGCGCGGAGCTGAACGAAGACAACACCGGAGGTAACGAGTGAGTAATTCCGACTCATATCCCAAGCCGAGCACAGGTGTCCCCGGCGGACTCCGGCAGCCCTCGGGCAGCACGCAGGCAGGAGCGCCTGCAAGGCCCCAGCAACGCCCGGGAGCCGGCGCCGCCGGTGCCGGAGCTCCTGGACAACGCCCGGCCTCGCCTGGACAGCGCCCCGCCTCAGCCGGGCAACGTCCTGCTGGAGCTCCCGGCCAACGGCCCGCACAACCCGGGCAGCGTCCGACTGGTGCGCCCGGTCAGCGCCCCGCGCAGGGTGGGCCGGGACTTGTAAAGCCTGCTCCCAAGGCCAAGGTGCGCCGTGCACGCCTCCTTGTCAGCAAGGTTGACCCGTGGTCGGTACTGAAGATGGCGTTCCTGCTGTCCGTGGCGCTGGGCATCGTCACGGTTGTCGCCGCGATCGTACTGTGGACCGTGTTGGATCTCACAGGTATCTTCAACCAGGTGGACAGCCTGCTGGGAACCTTGGCCGGTTCCGAAGGCAGTGGTTTCGAGCTGAAGAAGATTGCTTCGCTCGGTCAGGTGGCTTCCTTCGCCACGATTATTGCCGTGGTGAACGTAGTTCTGCTGACCGCCCTGTCGATGCTCTCTGCCGTGCTCTATAACATTTCGGCAACGTTGGTTGGCGGCATCGGCGTCACCCTGACGGACGACTAGCAAAAAACCGCGGATTTACGCCGAAAACGGTGAGATTCAGCGGTAAGAATGCCTCGATTTGAGATCGGGCCGGGATGTGCTGTACAGTCATATCTCGGCCCGATGAGGCATCGGGGCGTATAGCTCAGGCGGTTAGAGCGCTTCGCTGATAACGAAGAGGTCCCAGGTTCAAGTCCTGGTACGCCCACGGAACCTAACAGGTTCAGGTAACACTGAACCGGAATGAGGTGCTTGTGAAGAAGTTGCTGGTAGTAGTCGCAGCGGCGGTCGCAGGCGTCCTGGTCTATAAAAAGGCGCAGGAATCCGAAGCCCGGAAGGATCTCTGGAGCAAGTCAACCGACAAGGTCGACTAGCCACGGAGCCCGGTCTGGAACTGGCAAAAGCCAGTCCTGACATGGGGTATGATTGACGGGTTGCTTCTTATGGGGGCATGGCGCAATTGGTAGCGCACCTGCTTTGCAAGCAGGGGGTTCGGGGTTCGAGTCCCCGTGCCTCCACCATAAGAAAAGTCCCGGTCAGAAATGACCGGGACTTTTGCATTTAACCCATTCACACACCTGGGGCTCCCAACTGCGACCTAGTTGGGCGGGACTGTCTTCAGAGCCCGTTCCAGGAAAGCCTTCAGTTCACTATCCCCGAGCACAGGAGTCACCACCCCAAGCTCCAGTGTCGGCTGCGTCTTGGCATCGGCGGCCGCCAACGCGGCCTGGACATTGCGACGTGCTTCGGCCACAGCCGAGGAATCCCCGCGCTTGGCAGCTTCGAGCATGATCAGGGCCTCTTCCACTCCTCGTCCGTAATTGGCCGCCGCGGTTGCCCAATGCGTGGCGTCCGCTGCGAACCCCGGCACTGCCATCTTGGGTAACAGTTCCGGCAACCTCTGCAGCAGCTCAGCTCGGGCCTTCAAGTCGCCCGAAGGCGACCTTCCGGCGTCGTAATTCGACCAGAACTGGTCTATATCCCGCCGGAGCTCCGGAGCGGACGGGGTGAGCTCGTCGTCCTGCCAGTCTTGGTTCAGGTCCACGAAAGCCTTTACGGCCGAGCGGACCTCCGGATCCGGGCCGGAAACCTGTTTCAGGGTTGCGTCCATGGACTTGCCGGGATCGTACGCTGGTCCATTCCATGAGAGATCGGCGTAGTTAAAGATGGCGGGAAAAGACAGATAGGGCTCAATCATCGGATTGGTCACGATTCCGCGGACTGATTTGTACAGCTCTGGGTCGCGACCGATCACTGGTGCCATGAAGAGGTGGTCCTGCGAAAAGTCGTTGACAGGGTAGTTATCCCAAATGACGAGGTCCCGTGGGGAACCTGGGCTCCCGTAGGAGAGCCGGGCAGTCTTGGCTGAGTCGGCGCTGACCCTGTGGGAGACTACGTCTTCACCGGTCCACTGGACCACGATTCCAGGGTTCAATGACCTGCCAAGTTCCCTCTTGTAAGGATTGCTCCCGGAACCGTTGTAAAACGTGGGAACCGTTTGCAGGGGTTCGACGTCCGGCTTTGTCGAAATGAACCGGTCATTTACGTCATTCAGGAATGAAGCCTGCGCCTTGGCCAGATTGGCTTGACCGGCACCGAAGTCCTTGAGGTCTTGTGCGCACTGGACCTTGGTGGCAATGTCGTCAAGCGGAATCACGAACGCACGGACACCGATCGAATACAACGATTCAAGCTTGGTCACTGCAGAGTTGAGATCAGCCTCGGCGGAGTAGCAACTATCGATGCCCGGGGACAGTGCGTAGGTAAAGCGGACGTGGTTGGCGGTGGCGGTATCCACCAGTTCCTTTAGTTCCTTGAGGTCCTCGTCCGAGTACAGTGCCCGCCACTTCTCCCGCAAGAATGGATCATCTTTTGGGGAATAGATGAAGGTGTTCATTTTTTGGCGGCCTGCGAATTTGATGACATCCAAACGTGCCTGATGGGACCACGGCGTGCCGTAAAACCCTTCGATGACGCCACGGGTTTCCATCAGCGGCCAATCACTGATGCGGGCAGACGCCATTGCGCCATCCTTGAGCAATTGGCGCGCGGTCTGCACCGCATGGAAGACGCCGTCGGCATCCGCTCCGGCGAGTACCGCCGCGGGAATCCCCGAAGTTCTTCCGGTAGCTATGGCGTAGCCTTCGGCCCGGTTGACTGCGTCCTGGTTATCCGCATCGCTTTCCTTCCCCAGCTCTTTGAGTGCCGGGCTTACTACCGGATCTGTTGCGGCGCCAAGGAAGACGGCCGAACTGCCGGCCGCGGGGCTGTTCAGGGCAGGCACAGTTTCTGCAGTACCCCCGGCTACTGTCACCAGGTCTTGGAGGGCGCCAATGGATGCTTGGTCCGTGCCAGGGGAAGCCACGATGTAAACGTGGCCGTTCAGAGGGATGGGATCCCCCCTTTCGGACTGGAAATGTTGAGGAACCGGGAAGACATTTGCGACTTCGGTCTTGCCCGTCCCGTGGCCACTGGGCCGTTCCCGGGAAACCACAAGCCAGCCCGTGACGACGAGTGCGACAGCCAGGGCCGCAACTGCGATCAGCAGCAGTACTGATCGTCTCCGTCTAGCTCCACCACGGACGGGTGCTGTGTTCAATCAGGTGTCCCCTTGGGAAAGCCGTCGCCGGCTGTCTGGAATGTTGAATCAAGACAACCACACTGTCCGCGCCGCACATAGAGGGCAGGACGGGTGCCTCACCAAACTAAGGTTGATCCGTGAACCTTCTCATTTCTGCGCTGGGAGTCCTGGGCGTGGCTTCCTCAGGACCACTGATCGCAGGCACTTTGGGTGCCACGTCAGTGACGGCGTTGGCGATCGCCTTCTGGCGGAACGCCATTGGCGCAGTCGTGATGGCCGCACCGGTCGCCATCCGTGAGCCCAAACAGTTTGGGAACATCAACCGGCGCGAATTTGGCTGGTCCACGGTTGCCGCCGTCGCCCTGGCCTTTCACTTCGCTTGCTTCATCACGGCGCTGCAGCTGACCTCCGTGGCTGCAGCCACTGCCTTGGTCTGCCTCCAGTCAGCATGGATCGCGGTCTTCCAGTTGTTCAGGGGCGCGCGCCACCGGTGGCCGGTTCTGGTGGGCTTGGGTATAGCCTTTGGCGGAGTCGTGGCCATTACAGGATTCGACATGGGCTCCTCGCCGCAGGCCCTGCTGGGCGACTTCCTGGCGCTGGCTGGCGGAGCCCTGGCCGGCTTGTACACCTTGGCTGGCGGCAAGGCCCGCCAATCCATGGGAACAGGCACGTACACCACGCTCTGCTATGGAATGTGTGCCGCGATTGTTGCCGTGTTGGCTTTGCTCAGTGGCCAACCGTTGGCAGGATTCGACGCCGGAGGTTGGCTTGGGATTCTCGCCATCACCGTGTGTGCACAGTTGGTAGGGCACACCGCCTTCAACCATCTGCTGGCCACAATGAGCCCCTTGCTGGTTTCCATGATCATCCTGCTGGAAATTCCCGGGGCAGCGATCCTGGCGGCGATCTTCCTGAACGAGACACTGCCCGCGGGGACATACGTCGGCCTTGCGCTCATTCTTATTGGACTCGCGGTGGTGGTCGCGGGGCAACGGCGTGGCAAAGGCGAAGCAGACCGACGGGAGGCCGAGCTGGGAACTGACTGAGCTTCCGCCGTCGGGCTTCTGTTGCCTGGCGTGCGGCTGCGTGGCGTGCCGCTGCCCGGCCTGAAGCTCTATGGCGGGGCCTAGAGGCTGCTGCGTCGAATGCCCTGCGCCGCGTTGGCCGTGTGAATGGCCCGCAGCAGTTTGGCCGGGAAGTAGACCGAGAAGAAGACTACCATGGGCGCTTTCAGGGCCATCTTTTTAACGTTGTGCGCCTTGTACGTCCGGTCGAAGCGGGTGACGTAATAGCGATAGTCCCGCGGAGAGTCCTCAAGTCGGCGGGCCGACATGCCGGAAACCATCTGTGGGCAGTACCGGACGTGGAGATCGTGCTCAGCGAGGTGCAGTGAGAGGTCGATGTCCTCATGCATCTCATCCTTCTCATCGAGGCACGTTTCGTCGCGGATGGTCTCCCATGCGGTACGGCGGAGGGCCATGTTGGAACCGAAGAGGAAATGGTACTGGTGCTTGGCCAATCGCAGCATCAGCTGGCGCATTTTGTCATCAGCTTTGAGCCCAAAGCGGCGCATGGGCATGTCGTAGTAGACAACAGGTCCGGTAGCCGCCTGCACGGACTGGTCCATGAAGGCCTTCTGGACCTGCTCAACCCAGTCAGGTTCGAGGACAGAATCGGCGTCGATGCGCCCAACGATCTCCCCTTTGGCGCTGTTGAGGCCAAAGTTGCGGGTGGGAATCAGCCCCTGCGTGCCGTCCTGCCGTAAAAGGATGATGGGGCTCTCCGGGTATTCCTGCTGCATCTGGCGCACGATCCTGGCGGTGCGGTCAGTGGAGAGATTGTCCACCACGATGATTTCTTCAGCAGGAACAGATTGGTAGATGGCCGCGATGAGGCACTGGCGAATGACGCTTTCCTCGTTATACGCCGGGATGACGATTGAAACCCCCGGAGGCTCGGGGACTTCCTTGAGGGCACCCGCAACGGGTCTATCGGCTGACATCACCTCAAATCTAACACCCGGCAGAGCGTCCCCAGCGGACGGTTTGGTTACAAGCTGGAAAACACTGAAGGGATCCCGGGCTGGCCGGGATCCCTTCAGATGATGTTTCAATGACGGCCTCTATGAACGCAGGCCGATGAGATCTCTAGAGCTGCGGGTCCTTGGAGGGGGACGCAGTGCCGTTGTCCTTTTGGCCGCTTGCCGCAATGTTCCTGACAGCGGTCTTGGCATCCGTAGCGACGTTGGCCGTGGAATCCTTGCCCTTCTCGAACGCATCCTTGGTTGCCTGCTCCACCTCGACAGCGGCATCCTCGGGCGTAATGTCAGACGCTTTGGATTCGGCTGGTGGAGTTGCACCCGTTGTAGCTGCCGTAGCTGATGCTGCAGTGTCTGCGGGAGCCGGCGTAGGGGCAGGGGTTGGATTGACCGGAGCCGGCGTCTTCCAAGGATCCTCCACAGGCTTGGAGGCCTTCCACGCAGCGACACCGGCAGCAACCGCGGCTGCAATAACTGTGACAACCAGCCATCCGCGCTTCTTCGGCTTCTGCTGGACAGCCAGTTGCTGGGAAACAGCCTTGCTGGTTTGGTCCGCCACTGCCTTGATCTGCTTGCTGGTGGCCTGTGCCTGCTCCTGCACGCTGTGAACCACACCTGAGTCCACCAGTTTCTGCGCAACGGCATCCACTTGGGCGGGTGCGTTCTCAAGGACGTGATGAACAGCTACGGAAGCCTGGCCCAACTGCTCGGACAGCTTGGGCAGGTACTCCTCAACTACCTTGTCCCGGGCGAGTCCAAGGGCCGGAGTTGCCTTGTTGAGGGTCTCCTGGATCCTGGGCGTGGCGTCTTCCACGGCGTCATGGATTTTTGGCGCGAGATGCGCCAGCCCATCCTGAAGCCGCGGCGTAACTGTTGCCACGCCGTCGGCGAGGTTGTGCGCCGCCGACTTCAGTCCCTCTTGGATCTTGGGGGAAGCGGTATCAATGCCGTGCTGAATACGGGGAACAGCCCAACTGACAGCTGCTTCCACGCGGGGCGCCGCCCAGTCGCGGGCGTTATCCACACCAGCCGCAACGGAGTGTTCAAGGTCGCGGGCAATACGGTCTGATTTCTTCACAATTACCTCCCGATACACATGCTCGTTTGAAGCTAGCCTACGTGCCTTGAGGAACACCGGCTATTCATCTGCAGGATTCTTCCCGGATTTCACCCAGCGCGGAACCGGCTTTACAGCCATGCCGGCGTTGACCCTGCATGAAAGAATGGGGCCATGACCATCGCAACCGCAAAAGCAACGATCCACACGAGCCTCGGCGACATCAAGGTTGACCTCTTCGGCAACCACGCCCCCAAGACGGTCGCCAACTTCATTGGCCTGGCCACGGGCGAAAAGTCCTGGACGCACCCCGAAACCGGCGAAGACAAGACCGGCACGCCCCTTTACAACGGCACCATCTTCCACCGCATCATCAAGGACTTCATGATCCAGGCCGGCGATCCCCTGGGCCGCGGTGTTGGCGGACCGGGCTACAAGTTCGACGACGAAATCCACCCCGAGCTGACCTTCAACGCTCCCTACAAGCTGGCCATGGCCAACGCCGGTATCCAGATGGGCAAGGGCACCAACGGGTCACAGTTCTTCATCACCACGGTCAACACCGATTGGCTGTTCGGCAAGCACAGCATCTTTGGTGAAGTAGCTGACGAGGAATCCCGCAAGGTTGTTGACGCCATTGAGGGCGTCCGCACCGGCATGGGTGACCGCCCGGTTGAGGACGTCGTCATCAACAGCATCGATATCGAGCAGCTCTAACAACAGGCTGAGTTAGAGCCCATGAGCTACGGAATCCCGTCGGCAGAGCCGTCCGCCACAATTCCGGTGTGCCCGAGGCACCCGGACAGGCCCTCCTACGTGCGGTGCCAGCGCTGCGGGCGCCCCGCGTGCCCCGAGTGCCAGCGGGCGGCCGCCGTCGGGTTCCAATGTGTTGATTGCGTCAACGAACAAAAACGTACGACGCCGACATACCGTTCTCCCTATGGCGGTGCCTTGGCAACCGGCCGGCCTTTGGTGACGTTTACGATCATCGGGTTGTGCGTGCTGGTTTACATCCTTCAATGGATTGTTCCTGGCGACGCGGTATTCCAGAATTTCGCGTTCGCAAATTATGCGGCTGCCAGCGAGCCGTGGCGGATGCTTACGGCGGCTTTCCTTCATTCGCAAGGATTCCTGCTCCACATCGTTCTGAACATGTACACGCTGTGGATTTTCGGACAAGCCCTTGAGCCTTTGCTCGGGCGGATCCGGTTCCTGGCCGTGTACCTGCTCTCCGCCGTTGGCGGATCCGTGGGCTATCTGTTGTTGACTCCCACCTTTCCCGTGGTTGGTGTTGTGGGAGCTTCCGGCGCCATCTTCGGCCTCTTCGGTGCCATGCTCGTGGTGCAGCGTCATCGCGGTGGTGAAACCAAACAACTGTGGATCCTCATTGCCATCAACGGCGCCATTGGCTTCTTTGTCCCCAGCATCGCCTGGCAAGCCCACTTGGGTGGCCTGATCACCGGCGGTCTCGCTGCGGCCGCCATCGCCTATGCCCCGCGTGGCAAGAACCAGGCCCTGCTGCAAGCAGGCGGCCTCATCCTCGTTGCAGGCCTTTTGGCCGTGGTCACGTGGTTCCGCATCACTGCCGGCTAGCTGCCGCGCTTCCTGCAGCCGTGACCGGTTGCCGCAGTATCGTCTTGAGTTTCTCCGATGCAGTACGGCGAGGGTCGCTTAGGTAGATCTCGTGAGCGCTTCCTCGAAGTGATCTTGGGTGAGCCAATCCGGGACCATATTCAGCAGGGTCCAATCCCAGCGTGATTTATCCCTGGCGCTTGTGAAGGTATCCATGTCCTCCGCCCACCAGAGACCTTCCAGCGGCATCACAGTGTAGTCGCGACCCAACTCCTGTTTGCTGAAGAACTTCATCTTGTAAGCAACCGGATAGAGCGCTGCCAGCGCATCTCTGTAGTCCTGGGAGGTGTTCGGATCCCCATGACCGTCGACCATGAGGAACTGCAGGGCTGGAACCGTCGCCACGGAAAACCTGCCATGCGAAGCCTTGTAGGTTTCGATGTGCTTTTTGAAGTCCACTTTCATTGGCAAGTAGTCCCACTCCCCTAGTGTCGGCGTTGATGACGTTATCCACAGCCGTTGTCCACATTGTGCGTAACTTACATACGTGTAGTTAGGTCGTTAGAGTGCTGTAAACCCGGTCAGGGCGGTAGATATCCCCCGAAAGGCATGGGTTCATCCACATCTGTGGATAACTTTGTGCCCGTACCTCACTGATTTGTGGACAACCGGACCATTTGGAAGCGACCTGTGGATAAAGCTGTTAATGATGGCCTGCAGGGGCCTCTATCAACAGGCTTATCAACAATGTTAATAACTTACACGCGTGTAGTTCCCGACCGTCACGGCTCCTTTTAGACCGCTAGCGCGCGGATCCAGCACCGGAAACCCACAAGTTTTCCCCACCTGTGGATAACTTGTGGGTAGGGGGTTGTTGTTAAGTGGGTAACTCCCCAGGCCGTGAAGGTGATTACTGAGGGAGGAAGGCTTGCTTCGAGATGATTTTGCGCTTCGGTGGTCAGCTAAAACGCTGGTGAGTAAATCCAGCAATGCTCCACCGGTGAACTTTCAATGAAGATGCGGCCACTATCCACAGCGGCATGCACAATGGGCATAACTCCTGCCCGTCGATCACGGGTCCAGGATCGGTAATGCGACAGGGGTTTCTGGGGAAAGTACGTGGATGTCCACAGAACTTATCCACGCCTGTGGAAAAAGTTACGCACTTCTGTGGAAAAGAACTGTGGGCGTCCGTGGGAGGGCGAAGCCCTACTTTTGGCCTTCTTCCAGCCAAACGCCGGACGTACCCCGCCTGTGGCTGTCAACCAAGTGGGTATCGATGATCCCTACAGCTTCCATGAGCGCATACATGGTGGTGGGGCCAACGAACGCGAAGCCCTTCTTGCGGAGCGCCTTGGACAAAGCAATGGATTCGGGCGAGGTGGTGGGGATATCTGCGTAGGATCGTGGCGCGGGGGTGGTTTCCGGCTTGAAGGACCACACGAAGTCCACCAATCCGCCCTCTGTCCTCAGAGCCATGGTGGCCTTGGCGTTGGTGATGGCGGCCTGGATCTTCAGGCGGTTCCTGACGATGCCTGCGTCCAGCATGAGCCGCTCGACATCCGCGTCTGTGAAAGCAGCGACGCTTTCAGGGTGGAAATCCAGGAAAGCCTTCCGGAAGGCATCCCGTTTCCGAAGAATGGTTGCCCATGACAAGCCGGCTTGGAAGGCTTCCAAGCTGATGCGCTCATACATTCCTTGCTCGTCCCGGACCGGCATGCCCCACTCGTGATCGTAGTAAGCCTGCATCAGGGGATCCGAGGCAGCCCACAACGGCCGCGCCAAGCCGTCCTGTCCGATGATGATGCCGGTTTCCTCCGTGGTCATGAATGCTCCTCTGCGGCCGTCCCGCGGACGCCAACCCTTGCTCTTGCCTTTAGGGACATTCTGCCCGTTACCTGTGACATTTTTGCCGCTGGGATCCAGTCGCTAGGACAATCCGGTGACACGCATGGTGATATTGATTCGTCCATGCGAGAGCCCACATCCTTCCGGACAGGTTCCGGGGAGGACCTTTGGGATGCCGTGATACGCGAACCTTGATGCTCCGCCGAAAACGAAAAGGTCCCCGGATTGGAGTTTGACGTCCGTATATGGCTTGGTCCGCGTCTG
This genomic stretch from Micrococcaceae bacterium Sec5.1 harbors:
- a CDS encoding glycosyltransferase family 2 protein; this translates as MSADRPVAGALKEVPEPPGVSIVIPAYNEESVIRQCLIAAIYQSVPAEEIIVVDNLSTDRTARIVRQMQQEYPESPIILLRQDGTQGLIPTRNFGLNSAKGEIVGRIDADSVLEPDWVEQVQKAFMDQSVQAATGPVVYYDMPMRRFGLKADDKMRQLMLRLAKHQYHFLFGSNMALRRTAWETIRDETCLDEKDEMHEDIDLSLHLAEHDLHVRYCPQMVSGMSARRLEDSPRDYRYYVTRFDRTYKAHNVKKMALKAPMVVFFSVYFPAKLLRAIHTANAAQGIRRSSL
- a CDS encoding DUF3566 domain-containing protein, which translates into the protein MSNSDSYPKPSTGVPGGLRQPSGSTQAGAPARPQQRPGAGAAGAGAPGQRPASPGQRPASAGQRPAGAPGQRPAQPGQRPTGAPGQRPAQGGPGLVKPAPKAKVRRARLLVSKVDPWSVLKMAFLLSVALGIVTVVAAIVLWTVLDLTGIFNQVDSLLGTLAGSEGSGFELKKIASLGQVASFATIIAVVNVVLLTALSMLSAVLYNISATLVGGIGVTLTDD
- a CDS encoding peptidylprolyl isomerase: MTIATAKATIHTSLGDIKVDLFGNHAPKTVANFIGLATGEKSWTHPETGEDKTGTPLYNGTIFHRIIKDFMIQAGDPLGRGVGGPGYKFDDEIHPELTFNAPYKLAMANAGIQMGKGTNGSQFFITTVNTDWLFGKHSIFGEVADEESRKVVDAIEGVRTGMGDRPVEDVVINSIDIEQL
- a CDS encoding DLW-39 family protein; translated protein: MKKLLVVVAAAVAGVLVYKKAQESEARKDLWSKSTDKVD
- a CDS encoding DMT family transporter — translated: MNLLISALGVLGVASSGPLIAGTLGATSVTALAIAFWRNAIGAVVMAAPVAIREPKQFGNINRREFGWSTVAAVALAFHFACFITALQLTSVAAATALVCLQSAWIAVFQLFRGARHRWPVLVGLGIAFGGVVAITGFDMGSSPQALLGDFLALAGGALAGLYTLAGGKARQSMGTGTYTTLCYGMCAAIVAVLALLSGQPLAGFDAGGWLGILAITVCAQLVGHTAFNHLLATMSPLLVSMIILLEIPGAAILAAIFLNETLPAGTYVGLALILIGLAVVVAGQRRGKGEADRREAELGTD
- a CDS encoding beta-N-acetylglucosaminidase domain-containing protein, producing MNTAPVRGGARRRRSVLLLIAVAALAVALVVTGWLVVSRERPSGHGTGKTEVANVFPVPQHFQSERGDPIPLNGHVYIVASPGTDQASIGALQDLVTVAGGTAETVPALNSPAAGSSAVFLGAATDPVVSPALKELGKESDADNQDAVNRAEGYAIATGRTSGIPAAVLAGADADGVFHAVQTARQLLKDGAMASARISDWPLMETRGVIEGFYGTPWSHQARLDVIKFAGRQKMNTFIYSPKDDPFLREKWRALYSDEDLKELKELVDTATANHVRFTYALSPGIDSCYSAEADLNSAVTKLESLYSIGVRAFVIPLDDIATKVQCAQDLKDFGAGQANLAKAQASFLNDVNDRFISTKPDVEPLQTVPTFYNGSGSNPYKRELGRSLNPGIVVQWTGEDVVSHRVSADSAKTARLSYGSPGSPRDLVIWDNYPVNDFSQDHLFMAPVIGRDPELYKSVRGIVTNPMIEPYLSFPAIFNYADLSWNGPAYDPGKSMDATLKQVSGPDPEVRSAVKAFVDLNQDWQDDELTPSAPELRRDIDQFWSNYDAGRSPSGDLKARAELLQRLPELLPKMAVPGFAADATHWATAAANYGRGVEEALIMLEAAKRGDSSAVAEARRNVQAALAAADAKTQPTLELGVVTPVLGDSELKAFLERALKTVPPN
- the gyrA gene encoding DNA gyrase subunit A, yielding MSDETPEVPAEPSVDDLILEGDVLTDRVEQVDLQTEMQRSYLDYAMAVIVGRALPDVRDGLKPVHRRVLYAMFDGGYRPDRSFNKCARVVGDVMGTYHPHGDMAIYDALVRLIQDWTMRYPLALGQGNFGSPGNDGAAAPRYTETKMAQLAMEMVRDIDEETVDFQDNYDGKNQEPTILPARFPNLLVNGSSGIAVGMATNIPPHNLREVAEGVQWALDNPTASREELLEALLLRIKGPDFPTGATILGHKGIEDAYRTGRGSITMRAVVNVEELQGRTCLVVTELPYQANPDNLAIKIAELVKDGKIQGIADLRDETSGRTGQRLVIVLKRDAVAKVVLNNLYKHTQLQDNFSANMLAIVDGVPRTLSLDAFIRHWVNHQMDVIARRTRYRLRKAEEEAHILRALLKALDMLDEVIALIRASNTTEAAREGLMELLEIDELQARAILDMQLRRLAALERQKIQDRHSELEAMIEEYNAILASEERQRQIISEELAEIVAKHGDDRRTHILMGFDGDMSMEDLIPEEEMVVTITRGGYVKRTRSDNYRSQQRGGKGIKGAQLRGDDVVEHFFVTTTHHWLLFFTNLGRVYRAKAYELAEAGRDAKGQHVANLLAFQPDEHIAQVLDLRDYQQAPYLVLATKNGLVKKTRLEDYDTNRTAGVIAINLRDGDELVSAQLVSETDDLLLVSRKGQSIRFTATDDALRPMGRATSGVTGMKFREDDELLAADVVQDGSFVFIVTEGGYAKRTAVDEYRLQGRGGLGIKVAKLAEDRGDLVGALIVQEEDEVLVVMEGGKVVRSAVSGVPAKGRDTMGVIFAKPDKNDRIIEVARNSERGLEGEESEDGQDDDVTLAAEDGATEATVTSETENDADPDTETGAELNEDNTGGNE